Proteins from a genomic interval of Pseudodesulfovibrio nedwellii:
- the dnaX gene encoding DNA polymerase III subunit gamma/tau, which produces MSTSNLTAKYRPQTFEDVAGQKAIKSILSRAAAQDKIAPAYLFSGTRGVGKTTIARIFAKALNCVNAPTGEPCNECSNCKQITAGVAVDVIEIDGASNRGIDDARRLKEDIGYAPIECRYKVFIIDEAHMLTKEAFNALLKTLEEPPPRATFILATTEHHKFPATIISRCQHYTFKMLTQSELVNHLEKIMNLEGLQFEPGALQIIAKRGAGSVRDSMSLLGQALAMGEDVLKEEDVRGFLGLAGQDVFFGLMEAMHSRNLVSVGYVLRQVLDQGLDLGFFLRELTNCWRNMFLLRQAGEEALPLLGLSGEEATSWMDWAGKFEPAHIHACWQMTLDGQRKVMTSLEPALALELLLLNLTSLPELIRLESVSAQAPASNTPQRPTGGSGGMQGGPGTGYRQGQGGASGNGQRFSQPQASQSMQQSRLQAPQQAQQRPQMPSRQTTPQAATARVAEPPASPAAPKEPEPAAVMPSDAAPMAETVTPSVSVSVTSSGPKSWKGFLSFVEERNGQAGVKVSMLHLTKGELANNELVVTCRSKTLCGQLTEKNTFNALESLTKEYFDPGVEVRVETGNIIVPKSDKQLMEDAENNPAVNKIIETFGAQIISVSARKQ; this is translated from the coding sequence ATGAGTACATCGAACCTCACAGCAAAGTATCGTCCCCAGACATTTGAAGACGTTGCCGGACAAAAAGCGATTAAATCCATTCTTTCCCGGGCAGCCGCTCAGGACAAGATTGCGCCTGCCTATCTCTTTTCGGGCACGCGTGGGGTGGGTAAGACGACGATTGCCCGTATTTTTGCCAAGGCATTGAACTGTGTGAATGCTCCCACCGGGGAGCCGTGCAATGAGTGTTCGAATTGCAAACAGATCACTGCTGGTGTGGCTGTGGATGTTATTGAAATCGATGGCGCATCCAATCGTGGTATTGATGATGCTCGTCGGTTGAAAGAAGATATAGGCTATGCACCGATAGAATGCCGTTACAAGGTTTTCATCATCGATGAGGCGCACATGCTCACCAAAGAGGCGTTTAACGCGCTTCTCAAGACGTTGGAAGAGCCGCCGCCGCGAGCCACATTTATTTTGGCGACAACTGAGCATCATAAATTCCCGGCAACAATTATTAGCCGTTGCCAGCATTATACCTTTAAGATGCTGACTCAGTCCGAACTGGTGAATCATCTAGAAAAAATAATGAATCTGGAAGGGTTGCAGTTTGAACCCGGCGCATTACAGATCATCGCCAAGCGTGGAGCTGGAAGTGTACGCGACTCCATGTCTTTGTTGGGGCAGGCTCTCGCTATGGGTGAAGATGTGCTCAAGGAAGAGGATGTGCGCGGCTTTCTTGGTCTGGCCGGTCAGGATGTTTTCTTCGGCCTGATGGAGGCTATGCACTCTCGCAATCTTGTTTCTGTCGGATACGTACTTCGTCAGGTGCTTGATCAGGGACTTGATCTCGGATTCTTCTTGCGTGAGTTGACTAACTGCTGGCGTAACATGTTTTTACTCAGACAGGCGGGAGAAGAGGCTTTGCCGCTTCTCGGTTTGTCCGGCGAAGAAGCTACTAGTTGGATGGACTGGGCTGGAAAATTCGAACCCGCGCATATTCATGCGTGCTGGCAGATGACATTGGACGGTCAACGCAAGGTTATGACCAGTCTGGAACCGGCTTTGGCGTTGGAATTGTTGTTGTTGAATTTGACCAGTCTTCCCGAATTGATTCGTCTTGAATCCGTGTCTGCACAGGCTCCGGCTTCCAATACGCCTCAGCGTCCCACTGGCGGTTCTGGTGGAATGCAAGGTGGTCCCGGCACAGGATATCGGCAGGGACAGGGAGGCGCTTCTGGTAATGGTCAGCGTTTTTCTCAGCCTCAGGCGTCGCAGTCCATGCAACAATCCCGGCTGCAGGCTCCACAACAGGCACAACAAAGGCCTCAAATGCCATCTCGCCAAACGACTCCGCAGGCAGCAACTGCTCGGGTAGCCGAACCACCGGCTTCTCCGGCAGCGCCAAAGGAGCCTGAGCCAGCGGCGGTGATGCCGTCTGATGCTGCGCCCATGGCTGAAACAGTGACTCCATCGGTGTCGGTTTCAGTCACGTCATCAGGTCCCAAAAGTTGGAAAGGATTTCTTTCCTTTGTGGAAGAGCGAAATGGGCAGGCTGGTGTTAAGGTGAGCATGTTGCACCTGACAAAGGGTGAACTTGCGAATAATGAGTTGGTCGTGACGTGTCGTTCTAAGACGTTATGTGGTCAATTGACGGAAAAGAATACGTTTAACGCGCTTGAATCACTCACGAAAGAATATTTTGATCCAGGGGTTGAGGTTCGGGTTGAAACAGGCAATATTATCGTGCCTAAATCGGATAAACAACTCATGGAAGATGCCGAAAATAATCCGGCCGTCAATAAAATTATTGAAACGTTTGGTGCTCAGATTATTTCGGTAAGTGCTCGAAAACAATAA
- a CDS encoding branched-chain amino acid transaminase produces the protein MVQKSETIWFDGKQVPWDEANVHVLTHTLHYGAGVFEGIRAYECADGSSEVFRLDEHMVRLINSAKILGIKVPYTAEELTDAAIDTLKRNKLAGAYVRPLVFIGDGAMGVHPGDNPIRTIIATWPWGAYLGDDALEKGIAVKCSSFNRHHVNVMMTKSKACGNYVNSVLAKTEAVADGYDEAILLDTTGHVSEGSGENIFMVVDDVIYTPHSDGVLGGLTRNSIIALANDLGYEVREEPMTRDMLYVADEVFFTGTAAELTPISSIDHRQIGEGKAGPVAMMLQTEYFKIVKGENPDYEHWLHRYSI, from the coding sequence ATGGTCCAGAAATCCGAAACCATCTGGTTTGACGGCAAACAGGTCCCCTGGGACGAGGCAAATGTTCATGTCCTGACTCACACCCTTCATTACGGTGCGGGCGTTTTTGAAGGCATTCGTGCGTATGAGTGCGCGGACGGTTCTTCTGAAGTCTTCCGACTTGATGAACATATGGTTCGTCTGATTAATTCTGCCAAGATATTGGGCATCAAGGTTCCGTATACTGCAGAAGAATTGACCGATGCTGCCATTGATACCCTGAAGCGAAACAAGTTGGCCGGAGCCTATGTCCGTCCTCTGGTTTTTATCGGTGACGGTGCCATGGGTGTGCATCCCGGTGATAATCCGATTCGTACCATCATAGCTACTTGGCCATGGGGCGCGTATCTTGGTGATGATGCATTGGAAAAAGGTATTGCGGTCAAATGTAGTTCTTTCAATCGCCATCACGTTAATGTCATGATGACCAAGTCCAAAGCATGCGGCAACTATGTGAACTCTGTGCTTGCGAAGACCGAAGCCGTGGCTGACGGATACGATGAAGCTATTCTGCTTGATACAACAGGCCATGTGTCTGAAGGTTCCGGCGAGAATATTTTCATGGTAGTAGATGACGTTATCTATACCCCGCATTCTGATGGCGTTCTGGGTGGATTGACTCGTAATTCCATCATCGCCCTGGCAAATGATCTTGGTTACGAGGTTCGCGAAGAGCCGATGACCCGTGATATGTTGTACGTGGCCGACGAAGTTTTCTTCACTGGCACTGCGGCTGAGTTGACTCCCATCAGTTCCATTGACCATCGTCAGATTGGCGAAGGCAAGGCCGGGCCTGTGGCTATGATGCTACAGACTGAATACTTCAAGATAGTCAAAGGTGAGAATCCGGATTACGAACATTGGCTTCATCGTTATTCAATTTAA
- a CDS encoding aminotransferase class I/II-fold pyridoxal phosphate-dependent enzyme, giving the protein MSKFARVDRLPPYVFAQVNELKMKMRHAGADIIDLGMGNPDVPTPKPILDKLTDAAHKAGNSKYSASKGIKGLRHGIRDWYYRRYNVSLDADREVCVTMGAKEGLAHLALAMLSPGDVVLAPDPAYPIHPYASIIAGADVRRVPIGPGQDFFENLETAVSHTWPKPKLLIINFPHNPTTQCVDLSFFQRIVDFAKEHALYVIHDFAYADFVFDGYEAPSFMQAEGARDVGVEFFSMTKSYSMAGMRVGYCVGNPEMVNALTRIKSYLDYGIYQPIQIAAACALNGDLEDDPKFTQDDMDASVKEIMAVYEDRRNALCEGLNRIGWDVTPPKATMFLWAAIPDEFKKMGSVEFSKMLLQEAEVAVSPGLGFGQYGDDHVRFSFVENRHRTNQAVRNLRKFFAKG; this is encoded by the coding sequence ATGTCCAAGTTCGCTAGAGTCGATAGACTGCCCCCGTATGTTTTTGCTCAGGTCAACGAATTGAAAATGAAGATGCGCCACGCGGGCGCGGATATCATTGACCTCGGCATGGGCAACCCTGATGTGCCCACCCCCAAGCCCATCCTCGACAAACTGACTGACGCGGCGCACAAGGCCGGTAACTCCAAGTATTCAGCGTCGAAAGGCATCAAGGGTTTGCGCCACGGAATCCGTGATTGGTACTACCGTCGCTATAATGTTTCTCTGGACGCCGACCGCGAAGTCTGTGTCACCATGGGAGCCAAGGAAGGCTTGGCCCACCTTGCGCTGGCCATGCTTTCCCCCGGTGATGTCGTCCTGGCACCAGACCCAGCCTACCCGATTCACCCGTATGCCTCCATCATTGCAGGTGCAGATGTCCGCCGTGTTCCCATCGGTCCTGGTCAGGATTTCTTCGAGAATCTGGAAACTGCGGTTTCACACACATGGCCCAAGCCCAAGTTGTTGATCATCAATTTCCCGCACAACCCGACCACTCAATGCGTGGACTTGAGCTTTTTCCAACGTATCGTTGATTTCGCCAAAGAACATGCCCTCTACGTCATTCATGACTTCGCCTATGCGGATTTCGTATTCGACGGTTACGAAGCCCCCAGCTTCATGCAGGCCGAAGGCGCTCGTGACGTAGGTGTCGAATTCTTCTCCATGACCAAAAGTTATTCCATGGCTGGCATGCGTGTTGGTTACTGCGTCGGCAACCCGGAAATGGTCAATGCACTGACCCGCATCAAGAGTTACCTCGACTACGGTATTTATCAGCCCATTCAGATCGCTGCCGCTTGTGCCCTCAACGGCGACCTCGAAGATGATCCCAAATTCACACAGGACGATATGGACGCATCGGTCAAAGAAATCATGGCCGTATATGAAGATCGCCGTAACGCCCTTTGCGAAGGCCTCAATCGCATCGGCTGGGACGTGACACCACCTAAGGCAACCATGTTCTTATGGGCTGCCATCCCGGATGAATTCAAAAAAATGGGATCAGTTGAATTTTCCAAAATGCTCTTGCAAGAAGCAGAAGTCGCAGTCTCTCCCGGTCTTGGTTTCGGCCAATACGGTGACGACCATGTCCGCTTCAGCTTTGTCGAAAATCGACACCGCACGAACCAGGCAGTCCGCAACCTGCGCAAATTCTTCGCAAAGGGGTAA